The segment AGAAACTGAACTAGGCAGCATTATGTTGCTAGCCGACCATCAAGGCTTAAGAAGGTTAACTGTCAATAGTCCTGGCTATTACCCCGACGAGTCATGGCAGCATAACCCCTCTTTTATGAGACCATTTATAAGGCAACTAAAAGAATACCTCTTAGGCTCACGTAAACGCTTCACCTTCCCTCTCGCTCCTCAAGGAACGATGTTTCAACAGCAAATATGGCATGCTATTGCTGATATTCCTTTCGGTGAAACATCCAGTTACGAACAAATCGCACTCGATATTGGCAATTCAGCTGCAAGCCAAGCTATAGGCATGGCAAAGAATGTAAACCCTATACCTATCATTATCCCTTGTCACCGTGTACTTAATAGCAATCAAAATCTTTGCGGCTATCGTTATGGCGCAGAAATGGTAGAGCTATTACTTGCATTAGAGTCAGGTAACGCCATTCTCATTAAAGAACCACAACATGAAATAGCATAACGCCAAATGCTAAGTTGATATTCGAACTCATAAAAAAGAGATAATATTTATTATCTCTTTTTCTTTATATATCTAAAGTAATTAGGTGCGCTTACTTAAACCATATTCTCGTAATTTATTAGCAACAGCAGTATGTGATACGCCTAACCGTTTCGCTAATTTGCGGGTAGATGGATAACTGCGATAAAGATTCGATAAAATACCGGATTCATAACGTTTCATGATCTCATCAAGAGAACCATCTAATATTTCATCACTGATAATACTACTTGATTCATTTTCAGGTAACTGTACATCATCTGATGTCATGACCGTATTCTCAAGTTGTGTCATCGCACGGAATAGCACATTACGTAATTGGCGAATATTACCAGGCCATGCATATTGCTTTAAGTATTCTGCCAACTCCTCAGATAGCTGAGGTTTAGGCTGATGTAATTCTTGTGATAACTGAGTTAAAAATAATTCAGCTAACGGTACTATATCTGCCGATCTTTCCCGTAATGGTGGAACAACCAAAGCAAGAACATTTAAGCGATAATATAAGTCTTCGCGGAAATCACCTGATGCAACTAAATCTGGTAGCTTTTTCTGTGTAGAGCAGATTACGCGAAGATTAACCTTTTTCTCAGCTTCTTCACCCACGCGTCGGAATGTGCCATCTTGTAAAAAACGTAGTAATTTAATTTGTAGATGTTTTGACATCTCACCAATTTCATACAAGAAAACAGTACCACCATCCGCTTGCTCAAAAATACCTTTTTTACTTGGCTCTGTTGTACTTCCAGCAAAACCAAATAGCTCTGTTTCAGCAGCGTTATCAGGCATAGATACGCAGTTTACAACTAAAAATGGTTTCTCTCGTCGTATAGAACGTTGGTGACATGCGCGGGCTAACATTTCTTTACCTGTTCCTGTCTCACCTTGGATCAATAACGGTGCATCTAATAAAGCCAACTTTTTCGCTTGAGCTAATAAATGCTTGAAACGCGATGATTGCCCAACTAAATGCTCAAAACCACTGTCTCCATCTAACTGGCGAGTTACAATCGGCATGGTTGCTTCAGACAGTGATTTTAGAAGAATAAGCGCACTGGCAAAAACAGGTATATCGGTTTCATCGTTAATATAAACAGGCATGACTTCCATTTGGTAATCTAAACCTGCAATCACCACCATCTCAGTATGTTTTTCAGCCTGTTTTGTTTCTAACCAACGCTGAACATTAAATCCAAAGAGCGTATGAACATTTTCGTGATGAAGTGAGCCCTGATGATGAGCTAATAACCTTTCAGCTGCTTGATTGGCAAAATCAATTTTTCCGTTTAAATCGATGGAAAAAAAGGGATCAGGCAAGGTTTGAAGTAATGCAGAAAGCTCTGTATGTTCACGTTCACTCGGCATGAAATTTATTTTTCTTACATCTGTTACGCCATCTAACTGCCTTATTTGCGACATTAGATGACTAAACTGTTCAAATTCAATTTCAGGACAATTGAGATAAATGATACCAATGCGATCAATTTCAATCCCTCGAAGATCAATCTCCTGACTAGTCAGAATATCGAGTAGCTCGCGAGTCATTCCAACCCGATCTTCACAAAATACCTGTAGTCTCATTCTTTACGCCTTCTCAATATAAACTTTCCATTGTTAAGTTCGAAATATTCGGCTTATCAGAATAACAACAACAAAAAGCAATGACTTAATTCTTCAATTTCAACTCATACCACAAACAAAAATATATGTATTAATACGAGTTTACACTTAGGTGTCAACAATTCCTGACACTTTTAACAGTGTGCGACTAACACTAAATTGAGTCAAGTCTCCCGCTCAGAATCAAGCCATTTATAATTAAAAAATAACGTTATGCTTTTAGTATCTATTGAACTAACAGCGCCTTTATTTTAAGTATGGCGGATTAAATCTTTCATGATAGGTAGCTCACTTGAGCTAGGAAAAACTATATCGAGTTGCTTATTTGTTGCCCCTAAATGTGAATGCAATACCGTTTTACATATAGAGCGAATATCCGTCGTTGGGGCTAAATCTCTTCCTTTGTATTGCTGAGATTTAGCTAACCCTGGCCATTTTGTTATCACTTGATTTCCACTCACCGCGCCTCCCGCTATCAACATTGCGTTAGCCGTACCGTGATCGGTTCCTTTAGTTCCATTTTCAGCAATTGTTCGGCCAAATTCACTCGCGGCAATAACCACCGTTCGCGACCAAGCCTCACCTAACTGTGATTTTAAAGCTGAAAGTCCCTCATCAAGTTTCTTTAATTGGCTCGCTAAACGACCTTTAACCGCGCCTTCTCCTGCGTGTGTATCCCATCCACCTAACTCTAATACCGCAATATTCGGTCCATTTTCCGACGTTAAAAATTTTCCGGCTTGTTGCGCCAAAACATGAAATTGTTGACCGCCTTTTACATGACCTGCCATTTTTTCAATGTCTAATGCATTAATAAAGTTGTCAGATAAAGCTTGATCACTTTGATACATTTCTTGCAACAATTCAGCTTGTTGCTGCTTAATCTTCAATTTATGTGGATACCAACTATCAGCTTGGGCATTACCTTGAACAATTAAAGGTAAACCAGAATCTATGGCTATCGTATGCTGCTTACTATCAACTGACAGGAAGCGATTTAGCCAACCATCACTATGTAACGGATCCTCAGTTCCATTTTCTAATACTTTCTGCCCATCAAAATGTGAGCGCTGACGATAAGGTGATGCACAAGCATGAATAAAAGCCATCTCACCTTGTTGATACCACTGATAACAACTCTTTAGTGCTGGATGTAAACCAAAGAAATCATCGAGTTTATTAAGCTGATTTTTATGTAACCCAATCGACGGTCTTTGCGGTAGATAGTCTTTATCTCCATAGGGTACAACCACATTTAACCCATCCATTGCACCGCGCAATGTAATCCATACAAAAATATTTGCCGACTGTGTTTTCGCAAAAGCGACAGACGGCAATGCACTGCATACACCAAACGCAGCTAAAGATTTTAAGAACATACGGCGATCAAATATATTATCCATCACGATCTCGCTATCGATACATAAACTGTGGGCTTAGCCATAATAAAACTAACTTCGTTATCGCACCGTTAGCCTTATTCATTGCAAGCTCTGTATGTTGATCAAGATCTTTTCCATAAAGATTATTGACCACTTTTTTTACCAACTGAAGCGGTTTGACTTTTTGCTTCTTCGCTTCTCTTACCACAAGCACCGCAAATGTATTTGCTACTTGCCAACGTTGTATCAACGCTGAAGAACTATTGAAATCACTATCTTGATCAGACCATCCCGCCGGAGAACCTGCCATAAATGGCTGTTGTCCCAATAACCTCAATTGTTGAGTAATTTTGTGTTCAGGTGGGTTGAGATCAGCACTACGTAAAAGTGCAAATAACCATTCTTGAGGCGTTCTAAACCGAAGAGGCGCAGCCGTATTCACTTCAGGCTCTTGCAATAATCTCTTATAAACAGGCTGTAATTCACCGTTATTTTTTAGATAAATACCGGATAAATCATCCACTAGCTCCTTCTTGGGTTGACCAATAAAGTGTTGAGCTAATTTAGTTGCCAAATGTCTTGCGGTTTGTTGATGCAATGCAAGATCTTTTAAGCACGCTTCTCCCTGTCCAATCCCTGTTTGTGCGTAACGCTGACCTAATAACATCACATCACCAGGTTGATGCGCCCAAGCAGCAAATTTAAACCCAGGATTTTGCTTATCAAAACTGACCATCCAGCCTGTTATCGCATGCGCTAATTGGATAACATCTTGCTGATTGTAACCGCCATCAACCCCTAAGGTATGTAACTCCATAATTTCACGTGCGAGATTTTCATTCAGTCCCTTATGGCGTTTCTTACCCAATTTAGAATCAGGTCCTACCGATAGATTATTATCGAGAAACATCAACATTGTTGGGTGCTTAATCGTTGCTTGAAGCATATCGGCAAAATTACCATTCCAGTGTTGGCGTATTACCTCATTCTCAATCCCAGCAATAATCGGTTTTACTTTGCGCGTATCGGCAGAGACTGCAAAATGGTTACTCCAAAATTGAATTAAACGTTCTTGAAAACTATTGGAGGAATGCAATGTTTGTAGATTACGTGCAGATACTTGCTGTTCATAACTCAGCTTAAAAAATTGATTAACCTGCTTTTGAACTGCACGCTTTTCATTCGGGGATTTTTTTAATTTTTTACGCTGTTGATTAAATAGACCAATCTGAACCAAAATATTATTCGTCGAAGGTAAAGACTGTAGAGCGGTATCAATATATGGTTTAGTTGAGATCTGCTCTGACAGCGATAATACATGCTGATCATTCAGTTTGGGGCCAAAGCCAAATCGTTGCTCAGTGATGATGGCTGCCGTTGGATAATAATTCACCTTGTTGTCCTTATCATTAACCCAAAGGTACGATAACAACTCTAACGTAAATAAGCTTCAGAGAATGTAAAGTGTTGTAAAGATGCTATCTTGACGACATAACAAGAAAATAAGTATTTAATTTTCAATCTTCTAACACCCCAACTCATATTTATGGTTAAGCTGATTCTTTTAACAATAGAGTAAACCATGAAGAAACTGAGCATATTACTTCCCTTAGTCATCACTCTATTTGGTTGCGATGCACAAAGCTCAGCCAAGCAAGTCGAGACGACGGCAGAAAGTCTATGTGGTAAAGGTGAATTTGTTTTATCACTGCCAAAAGACATGGATCAGTACAAACAAAAAATGGCAGATTTTATTCAGGCAGGTGGTACAGATCCTTTTGATAAAACTGCCTTTACTGATACTTGTAAAAAACCTCGTAACGGTAAAATAGACTTAAAAGACATTGCAGAACAAGCAGCTCTTGCAACGCTCCCCTACCAAGATGCAGCTAAAGTGCTTTATTTTAAGCAAAAGAAAGAGACACTTTATATTGTGCTATCAGCACAAGAAAACGGATGGGCGGGCGTGTCTACCGCACTCGGTACTTCGATGCCTGTTATTATTCGTAATATTCAACTTAATAGCAGTATTAAAAACATTAAATTTGGTTATGCTCCCGGAGATGAAGATCTCGCGATCGTTAAATAAGATAAAAAAGTGGTCAAATATTAGCATTCTCTCTGACCACTTTATCTCTTCTATTTATACTTGATAAAGGAGTATCTACTTAATCTTTTTCTTTGGTGCCAAGCTGTTTAAATAGATCGCTTCGTATTTCAGCCAATTTAGGTTGCTCTCCCGGTAACCATGGTAAAGGACGTACTAAACTGATCGCTTTTAGGCCAAGT is part of the Photobacterium angustum genome and harbors:
- a CDS encoding methylated-DNA--[protein]-cysteine S-methyltransferase, with product MLYVIKLLSVNLSLAMLLITNAFSELWMYYDCIETELGSIMLLADHQGLRRLTVNSPGYYPDESWQHNPSFMRPFIRQLKEYLLGSRKRFTFPLAPQGTMFQQQIWHAIADIPFGETSSYEQIALDIGNSAASQAIGMAKNVNPIPIIIPCHRVLNSNQNLCGYRYGAEMVELLLALESGNAILIKEPQHEIA
- the tyrR gene encoding transcriptional regulator TyrR, with amino-acid sequence MRLQVFCEDRVGMTRELLDILTSQEIDLRGIEIDRIGIIYLNCPEIEFEQFSHLMSQIRQLDGVTDVRKINFMPSEREHTELSALLQTLPDPFFSIDLNGKIDFANQAAERLLAHHQGSLHHENVHTLFGFNVQRWLETKQAEKHTEMVVIAGLDYQMEVMPVYINDETDIPVFASALILLKSLSEATMPIVTRQLDGDSGFEHLVGQSSRFKHLLAQAKKLALLDAPLLIQGETGTGKEMLARACHQRSIRREKPFLVVNCVSMPDNAAETELFGFAGSTTEPSKKGIFEQADGGTVFLYEIGEMSKHLQIKLLRFLQDGTFRRVGEEAEKKVNLRVICSTQKKLPDLVASGDFREDLYYRLNVLALVVPPLRERSADIVPLAELFLTQLSQELHQPKPQLSEELAEYLKQYAWPGNIRQLRNVLFRAMTQLENTVMTSDDVQLPENESSSIISDEILDGSLDEIMKRYESGILSNLYRSYPSTRKLAKRLGVSHTAVANKLREYGLSKRT
- a CDS encoding DUF1501 domain-containing protein, translating into MDNIFDRRMFLKSLAAFGVCSALPSVAFAKTQSANIFVWITLRGAMDGLNVVVPYGDKDYLPQRPSIGLHKNQLNKLDDFFGLHPALKSCYQWYQQGEMAFIHACASPYRQRSHFDGQKVLENGTEDPLHSDGWLNRFLSVDSKQHTIAIDSGLPLIVQGNAQADSWYPHKLKIKQQQAELLQEMYQSDQALSDNFINALDIEKMAGHVKGGQQFHVLAQQAGKFLTSENGPNIAVLELGGWDTHAGEGAVKGRLASQLKKLDEGLSALKSQLGEAWSRTVVIAASEFGRTIAENGTKGTDHGTANAMLIAGGAVSGNQVITKWPGLAKSQQYKGRDLAPTTDIRSICKTVLHSHLGATNKQLDIVFPSSSELPIMKDLIRHT
- a CDS encoding DUF1800 domain-containing protein, translated to MNYYPTAAIITEQRFGFGPKLNDQHVLSLSEQISTKPYIDTALQSLPSTNNILVQIGLFNQQRKKLKKSPNEKRAVQKQVNQFFKLSYEQQVSARNLQTLHSSNSFQERLIQFWSNHFAVSADTRKVKPIIAGIENEVIRQHWNGNFADMLQATIKHPTMLMFLDNNLSVGPDSKLGKKRHKGLNENLAREIMELHTLGVDGGYNQQDVIQLAHAITGWMVSFDKQNPGFKFAAWAHQPGDVMLLGQRYAQTGIGQGEACLKDLALHQQTARHLATKLAQHFIGQPKKELVDDLSGIYLKNNGELQPVYKRLLQEPEVNTAAPLRFRTPQEWLFALLRSADLNPPEHKITQQLRLLGQQPFMAGSPAGWSDQDSDFNSSSALIQRWQVANTFAVLVVREAKKQKVKPLQLVKKVVNNLYGKDLDQHTELAMNKANGAITKLVLLWLSPQFMYR